Proteins from one Candidatus Nezhaarchaeales archaeon genomic window:
- a CDS encoding arginine--tRNA ligase, with the protein MIVEDPFQVFGEACFNVVKETFNRLGLKLERLKFETPPDTRYGELALPCFELARTLNVEPVDLAVKLVNALANLSLPRIIEKVEAVGGYVNFYVNYVELAKLLFNALRSKGTSYGYTPAAKPLTVIVEHTSGNPVHPLTVGTGRNAVLGDAIARLLKVRGHKVLTHFYIDDVGLQVAMAAYGYSKVKELVKERRVKPDAIVGLLYSMVNALIEIKSLKRRIERVKGLAGDEWRELENRLSEWVGIVNELRGRDEELFDALTEKLDENPEEEVRMLNKLYEEGDVKAVKLIRELCNLTIEGFKQTLKELDISLDSWDWESEVTVWSGSVDEVIKRLEKTGFTSIENKALVFNANAAVEMLKLRERLKLREDYQVPKLTLVRSDGTTLYTTRDVCYALWKLKAADMVISVVGAEQSLAQLQLKIMLYALGHHELADRYIHYAYELVRLPGYKMSGRRGYYVTLDQILSEARRRVREEVDKRWPNLPEEVKEDVTRTISVGAVRYALISTSASKPIVFDWNQVVNFERNSGPFINYAYVRALGILRKAGLKDYYLEDVKTELLIDHQEKQLILYLSKLPRIITTASDELKPELVVEYANKLSELFNSYYERVDVIHVKDPELRNARLALISAFKVVLKAAMNSIGIKLSEIM; encoded by the coding sequence GTGATCGTCGAGGACCCCTTCCAGGTGTTTGGAGAGGCTTGTTTTAACGTGGTTAAAGAAACCTTTAATAGGTTAGGCCTTAAGCTTGAAAGGCTGAAATTTGAAACACCTCCAGATACTAGGTATGGTGAGCTTGCATTACCCTGCTTTGAGCTTGCAAGGACGTTAAACGTTGAACCAGTGGATTTAGCGGTTAAACTAGTTAATGCCTTAGCTAACCTATCGCTTCCCCGGATCATCGAGAAGGTGGAGGCTGTAGGTGGATATGTTAACTTCTACGTGAATTACGTGGAGCTTGCTAAGCTACTTTTTAACGCTTTAAGAAGCAAGGGAACCAGTTATGGGTATACGCCAGCTGCTAAGCCGTTAACGGTTATAGTTGAGCATACGAGCGGTAACCCCGTTCATCCGTTAACCGTGGGGACGGGGCGTAACGCGGTATTAGGCGATGCTATAGCAAGACTTCTTAAAGTTAGGGGTCATAAAGTTTTAACGCATTTTTACATTGACGATGTAGGGCTTCAAGTAGCGATGGCAGCCTATGGGTATAGCAAGGTTAAGGAGTTAGTTAAGGAGAGGAGAGTTAAGCCCGATGCTATTGTAGGCCTCCTTTACTCGATGGTAAACGCGTTAATTGAGATTAAATCGTTGAAGAGGAGGATTGAAAGGGTTAAAGGTTTAGCTGGAGATGAATGGAGGGAGCTTGAAAATCGGTTGAGTGAATGGGTTGGTATAGTCAACGAGTTAAGGGGTAGGGATGAAGAGCTTTTTGACGCTTTAACCGAGAAGCTTGATGAAAACCCTGAGGAGGAGGTAAGGATGCTTAATAAGCTTTACGAGGAAGGAGACGTGAAGGCCGTAAAGCTGATACGTGAGCTTTGTAATTTAACCATTGAAGGATTTAAGCAAACGTTAAAAGAGCTAGATATAAGCTTAGATTCATGGGATTGGGAAAGTGAAGTAACCGTTTGGAGTGGTTCAGTTGACGAGGTTATTAAGAGGTTAGAGAAAACTGGTTTTACAAGTATTGAGAATAAAGCCTTAGTATTTAATGCTAACGCCGCTGTTGAAATGTTGAAGCTAAGGGAAAGGTTGAAGCTGCGTGAAGACTACCAGGTTCCGAAGTTAACCTTGGTAAGATCCGATGGTACGACCTTATACACAACGAGGGATGTTTGCTACGCCCTATGGAAGCTTAAAGCGGCTGACATGGTTATAAGCGTAGTAGGTGCTGAACAAAGCCTAGCCCAGCTACAACTTAAGATTATGCTTTACGCCCTGGGCCATCATGAGCTAGCGGATAGGTATATACATTACGCCTACGAGCTAGTAAGACTTCCCGGCTATAAAATGTCGGGTCGACGAGGATACTACGTAACCCTAGACCAAATATTAAGTGAAGCGCGTAGAAGGGTTAGGGAAGAGGTGGATAAACGGTGGCCTAACCTTCCTGAGGAGGTTAAAGAGGACGTAACTCGCACGATAAGTGTTGGAGCTGTTAGGTACGCATTAATAAGTACTTCAGCCTCTAAACCCATAGTGTTTGATTGGAATCAAGTTGTTAACTTCGAGCGTAATAGCGGCCCCTTCATAAACTATGCGTACGTAAGGGCGTTAGGCATCTTAAGGAAGGCTGGTTTGAAGGATTACTACTTAGAGGATGTAAAAACCGAGTTACTTATTGACCACCAGGAAAAGCAGTTGATATTATACTTATCGAAGCTTCCGCGGATTATAACGACAGCCTCAGATGAGCTTAAACCCGAGTTAGTAGTGGAGTACGCCAATAAGCTTAGCGAGCTCTTTAACTCATACTATGAAAGAGTTGATGTAATACATGTAAAGGACCCTGAGTTAAGAAATGCTAGACTGGCCCTCATAAGTGCTTTTAAAGTTGTGCTTAAGGCAGCCATGAACTCTATAGGGATTAAGTTATCGGAGATTATGTAA
- a CDS encoding HEPN domain-containing protein, whose product MRSKRESWYTMEEAVKIRIKEELEVAKRRLEAAKLLLEKGMIEDAVNRAYYTFFHAAKAMLNAIGYDVRTHSGLISEFGLRIIKQTY is encoded by the coding sequence ATGAGGTCAAAAAGGGAATCGTGGTATACAATGGAGGAAGCCGTTAAAATTCGGATAAAAGAAGAATTGGAAGTTGCAAAAAGAAGATTAGAAGCAGCCAAACTCCTCTTAGAAAAAGGCATGATAGAAGACGCCGTAAATAGAGCGTACTACACGTTTTTCCACGCAGCCAAAGCCATGCTTAACGCCATAGGATATGATGTTAGAACTCATTCAGGCTTAATATCAGAATTCGGATTAAGAATAATAAAACAAACCTATTAG
- a CDS encoding A24 family peptidase C-terminal domain-containing protein, with protein MLGLNSLFTITSLFKALLLMFFLGFSSWSDWRTREVDDRFWLICGVLCGGLTGYELYLLYITSFEAFTSMATLTAASTVLCFLFGLSFFYAGLFGGADAKALWCLGVSVPVYPYAFSNLLPLTRVLLPVFPLTVLLNALITVIPVSLYLALRNTWLLIKGKPLFKGLESESWLRKLALLFIGLKVPASSVKSMKYVFLLERRSPNGGKSLKIFTSSSENTDFNEVGRLAEQLGGDVWVTPALPLIVNITIGYLLALIVGDVPLLIVLRVLQLLRP; from the coding sequence ATGCTTGGTTTAAACAGTTTATTTACTATTACCTCACTGTTTAAAGCTCTACTTCTAATGTTCTTCCTCGGTTTTTCTTCGTGGTCTGACTGGCGGACTAGAGAGGTCGATGACCGGTTTTGGCTTATATGCGGCGTTCTATGCGGAGGGTTAACGGGCTATGAACTATACCTCCTCTACATAACTAGTTTTGAAGCATTTACTTCTATGGCTACACTTACCGCGGCTTCAACCGTTTTATGCTTCCTCTTCGGCCTCAGCTTCTTTTACGCTGGCCTTTTCGGAGGTGCAGACGCAAAGGCACTTTGGTGTCTTGGCGTATCGGTACCCGTCTACCCTTACGCCTTTTCAAACCTACTCCCACTTACAAGGGTTTTACTCCCAGTGTTCCCGTTAACGGTACTTCTTAACGCGTTAATAACCGTTATACCTGTATCGTTATACCTAGCGTTACGTAATACATGGCTACTGATTAAGGGTAAACCCCTTTTTAAGGGCCTTGAAAGTGAGAGCTGGCTCCGTAAGCTGGCCCTACTGTTTATAGGGTTAAAGGTTCCAGCCTCCTCAGTGAAAAGTATGAAGTACGTATTCCTTCTCGAGCGCCGATCACCTAACGGTGGTAAATCCTTAAAGATATTCACGAGTAGTAGTGAGAACACAGATTTTAATGAGGTAGGTAGGTTAGCGGAACAGCTAGGTGGGGACGTTTGGGTAACACCAGCTCTACCTTTAATCGTTAACATAACGATAGGCTACCTCCTAGCCTTAATCGTAGGCGATGTACCGCTACTCATCGTTTTAAGGGTCCTCCAACTTCTTCGTCCCTAA
- a CDS encoding glycosyltransferase → MSNLEQTFPLLKVLLVMIVPLTIDLPRSIFKALALLAAYVKRNWHKRREGVVLRYPFLSVIVPAHNEEDLIERCLEALISVNYPRLEIIVVDDGSTDKTYEKASKYAVRGLIKLVRREKTSGRKAIAVNHGLKFTRGDIIVVIDADTVIGKDSLTEVIQPLLEDGVGAVAGNIRVLNEKENFLTKLQSYEYMLAMEVGRLLQSMANLLLIVPGAFGAFRRRIVEGVGEYDVDTITEDFDLTIKIHKVKQAVRFAPNAIAWTVVPATWRGWVRQRVRWAKGQIITLAKHWNLLFKARFGRVGTVGVPDMIFMDVVLLFLRIAWIVLVLFFSLISFSLTSLMVFALIVTFYMVNELIVTIPCFLYIEGWRGLKRLAYAPLMVLLYRPLHSLVRLKAYLEALVRKETGW, encoded by the coding sequence TTGTCTAACTTAGAGCAGACGTTCCCTCTTCTTAAAGTGCTTTTAGTGATGATCGTACCGCTCACCATAGACTTGCCGCGATCCATCTTTAAGGCTTTAGCCCTCTTAGCAGCGTATGTAAAGCGTAACTGGCATAAGCGGAGGGAGGGGGTAGTATTACGCTACCCCTTTCTGTCGGTGATAGTGCCAGCGCATAATGAGGAGGACTTGATAGAACGATGCCTAGAGGCTTTGATAAGCGTTAACTATCCGAGGCTTGAGATTATTGTCGTTGATGACGGGTCAACAGATAAGACGTACGAGAAAGCGAGTAAGTATGCTGTACGCGGGCTAATAAAACTGGTGAGAAGGGAGAAGACTAGTGGAAGGAAGGCCATAGCAGTGAACCACGGGTTAAAGTTTACACGTGGTGATATTATAGTTGTTATAGATGCTGATACCGTAATAGGTAAGGACTCCTTAACCGAAGTTATTCAACCTCTTTTAGAGGATGGAGTTGGCGCGGTTGCGGGTAATATACGTGTGTTAAACGAGAAGGAGAACTTTTTAACCAAGCTTCAATCTTATGAGTACATGTTAGCCATGGAGGTTGGAAGGCTCCTTCAATCCATGGCTAACCTACTTCTTATAGTTCCGGGCGCCTTTGGGGCCTTCCGAAGGCGAATAGTTGAAGGCGTAGGTGAGTACGATGTTGATACGATTACTGAGGACTTTGACTTAACCATTAAGATCCATAAGGTAAAGCAGGCTGTACGCTTCGCCCCTAACGCAATAGCTTGGACCGTTGTCCCAGCTACTTGGCGAGGGTGGGTTAGGCAAAGGGTTAGATGGGCTAAGGGGCAGATTATAACGTTGGCTAAGCATTGGAATCTACTGTTTAAGGCCCGCTTTGGAAGGGTAGGTACTGTAGGTGTACCAGATATGATATTCATGGACGTTGTGCTCTTATTCCTTAGAATTGCTTGGATCGTACTAGTCCTTTTCTTCTCCTTAATTTCCTTCTCCTTAACGTCTTTGATGGTATTCGCTTTAATCGTCACCTTCTACATGGTTAACGAGCTAATCGTAACTATTCCCTGCTTCCTCTACATTGAGGGTTGGAGAGGGTTAAAGCGTTTAGCCTACGCCCCCCTAATGGTATTACTTTATAGACCTCTTCATAGCTTAGTGCGCCTTAAAGCATACCTAGAGGCCCTAGTAAGGAAGGAAACTGGTTGGTAG
- a CDS encoding GIY-YIG nuclease family protein — MKHCKGTYTLIIKLNTETPITVGKLGNYTFKKGFYAYTGSALGLKGFNLVNRLSRHLREAKRLKWHIDYLLASPYAKIVAIVYALNEVKLECLVARALQQLSYVEALVKKFGSTDCKCNTHLHHFKVEGLRRVKEEVLNVYRGLGLKPELLNGDEALKLLGTKKLEDP, encoded by the coding sequence TTGAAGCACTGTAAGGGTACGTATACCCTAATAATAAAGCTTAACACCGAAACGCCGATAACTGTTGGTAAGTTAGGCAATTACACCTTTAAAAAAGGATTTTACGCGTATACCGGGTCGGCTCTTGGATTAAAGGGCTTTAATCTAGTTAATAGGTTATCACGCCACTTGAGGGAAGCTAAAAGGTTGAAGTGGCATATAGACTATCTTTTAGCTAGCCCCTACGCCAAGATCGTTGCTATTGTTTACGCTTTAAACGAGGTAAAACTTGAATGTTTAGTAGCTAGAGCCCTTCAACAGCTTTCCTACGTGGAAGCGTTAGTTAAGAAGTTTGGGTCAACGGATTGTAAATGTAACACCCATTTACACCATTTTAAAGTCGAGGGCTTGAGGAGGGTTAAGGAGGAGGTTTTAAACGTTTATAGGGGTCTAGGTTTAAAGCCTGAGCTACTTAACGGTGATGAAGCCCTTAAACTATTAGGGACGAAGAAGTTGGAGGACCCTTAA
- a CDS encoding GTP-binding protein, which translates to MKVLVDNLEGHRLAKEVEEGNVEYKLKVMPKDEERLEKLASQMKYRLNEGGGEAIYELGVSDKGELVGLTIEEYEESLRHLEEVAKRVGATCSVVRKGEVRGRIVAEVLVRRTRESGLPVLVTIPVVGNVDSGKSTTISVLCSGELDDGNGLAMARIARYIHEIKMRRTSSISTHLLGFDEAGDVVNYELSSPLSEAEVFLASAKIISFVDLGGHERYLRTTLKGIMGHPPDYAMLIVGANAGVIGTTKEHLGVATSLKIPVFSVVTKADMVPRELLVRVLKDIEKLLKMPALNKIPVSVKNDDDVVVAARNMPSGRIVPIFIISNKTGQGLEQLRRFLNLLPPRIPWSEQWDKPFTMYVDDKFNVKGVGTVISGIPLQGSVAVDDHVLLGPFKDGSFRLVRVKSIQVNRVNVNRGFAGQEVCLAVTNVDYDEVDKGMCVLDKSLTSRAVKSFEARITLLYHPTTIKVGYNAVLHLQTIRQAVIFEKLSKEPLRAGDTATAMLSFLYKPEYVRPNDWFIFREGRTRGIGVVTRILE; encoded by the coding sequence GTGAAGGTATTGGTGGATAACTTGGAGGGCCATCGGCTAGCTAAGGAGGTTGAGGAGGGTAACGTAGAGTATAAGCTTAAAGTGATGCCTAAGGACGAGGAGCGCCTCGAGAAGTTAGCATCTCAGATGAAGTACCGCTTAAACGAAGGTGGCGGTGAAGCCATCTATGAACTTGGAGTTTCCGATAAGGGTGAACTTGTAGGGTTAACCATTGAGGAGTACGAGGAATCGCTTAGGCATTTAGAGGAGGTAGCTAAGAGGGTTGGAGCTACTTGCTCTGTAGTTAGGAAGGGCGAGGTACGGGGAAGGATTGTTGCTGAGGTACTTGTTAGACGTACTCGTGAAAGCGGTCTTCCAGTACTGGTTACGATACCTGTAGTGGGTAATGTGGATAGTGGTAAATCTACGACTATTAGCGTTTTATGTTCGGGTGAGTTGGATGATGGTAACGGGCTGGCCATGGCGAGGATAGCTCGCTACATCCATGAAATTAAGATGAGGAGGACTTCTTCAATCTCAACCCACCTCCTCGGGTTTGATGAGGCTGGGGATGTTGTTAACTACGAGCTATCATCACCGTTAAGCGAGGCTGAAGTATTCCTAGCTAGCGCTAAGATAATTTCGTTTGTTGATTTAGGAGGACATGAACGTTACTTGAGGACTACGCTTAAAGGCATCATGGGGCATCCGCCGGATTACGCCATGCTTATTGTGGGGGCGAACGCTGGCGTCATCGGGACCACTAAAGAGCATTTGGGGGTTGCTACGTCGCTTAAAATCCCCGTTTTCTCGGTTGTAACGAAAGCTGACATGGTGCCTAGGGAGCTACTAGTTAGGGTTTTAAAGGATATTGAAAAACTGCTGAAAATGCCCGCCTTAAATAAGATCCCCGTATCCGTTAAGAACGATGATGACGTGGTTGTAGCTGCTAGGAATATGCCGAGCGGTAGGATAGTGCCTATCTTTATAATATCCAATAAGACGGGGCAAGGGCTTGAACAGTTAAGGAGGTTCCTAAATCTTCTTCCACCGCGTATCCCGTGGAGTGAGCAGTGGGATAAGCCGTTCACGATGTACGTCGACGATAAGTTTAACGTTAAAGGTGTAGGTACCGTTATTAGCGGTATACCTCTACAGGGGAGTGTTGCTGTCGATGACCACGTACTACTAGGGCCCTTTAAGGATGGAAGCTTTAGGCTGGTTAGGGTAAAGTCGATACAGGTGAATAGGGTTAACGTGAATAGGGGCTTTGCCGGTCAGGAGGTCTGTTTAGCTGTAACTAACGTTGACTACGACGAGGTTGATAAGGGTATGTGCGTCCTAGATAAGAGCTTAACTTCAAGGGCTGTGAAATCCTTCGAGGCTAGGATAACCCTCCTATACCACCCGACCACCATAAAGGTTGGTTATAACGCTGTTTTACATCTACAGACGATTAGGCAAGCCGTAATCTTTGAGAAGCTATCAAAGGAGCCTCTACGCGCAGGTGATACGGCTACTGCGATGCTCAGCTTCCTCTATAAACCTGAATACGTAAGGCCTAACGACTGGTTCATATTTAGGGAGGGAAGGACGAGGGGTATAGGTGTAGTCACTAGGATTCTCGAATAG